The Bombus vancouverensis nearcticus chromosome 3, iyBomVanc1_principal, whole genome shotgun sequence genomic sequence TCTGTTATCCGATATCTGATTACCTGTATAAAAGATACCCaaaacatttttacattttagcACATGATTACACAGTATGTTTTGATAATCTTGTTACTTCTCTTGTAACTTTAAGTATTATATGGATTTGTAATAAACCCAATTCAATCCTGAACTtaagtattttaatattactaaTAGGTTTTATCTAGATtacagattttatttattttccaagTAAAGAGACAAGAAATTCAAATTCAAAGAGCAAATAGATTTTACAATAAGATTTCCATACTCAATCTActaattttaacattttttacatatttgatTGGAATGTGGTAGAACACCATAATATAAAAGCTATATACAGTATAACACATTTACTAGAATTGTTTTTAGTAGTATATTCAACAATATTAtggtatttataaaataatcaaaacattatatgtatattatataatagttGTCTTTCTTTCTGATTTTCAGTCATTTTTGGATATGCTGCAACCATAATTCCTAGTGTTTATACATACTACATTTCTACTGCGCTTTTTGCTTTATTTGGTTTGAAAATGCTACGGGATGGTTATAAGATGTCTGCAACTGAGGCACAagaagaattagaagaagtgcaATCTGATTTAAGGAAACGAGAAGATGAGGTatcaatattaaaaatataaatagttaTAAGCAATTTTCATTAGATTTTATAGAATAATTGTTTTGAAACTATTCCTTTAACGTTTTTGcaggaattaaataatttttaaatatcatcACTTTCAGTATGAAAAGGAAACTGCAAGCACTTTAGTACAAGATCCAGAAACTGGTGTTATAAGAAAAGCAACAAAAATTAGTGCACTGGTGCTCCTCTCTAGGATATTCCTTCAAGCATTTACATTAACATTTCTTGCAGAATGGGGTGATCGCTCACAGCTTACAACTATTATACTTGCAGCAAGAGAGGtgacatttatatttaatatttggcTTTATAACATGTATAGAACAATGTTGAACCCTAattataaagaaagaaaaatttattatttctagaATGTTTATGGAGTTGTAATAGGTGGAATATTAGGACATTCATTTTGTACAGGATTAGCAGTATTAGGGGGGAGGATGATAGCTCAGAGAATTTCAGTACGAACAGGTAAAGTATACTTttctatattaaaaaatagataatatttctacttgtataggttatatatgtatatgtaaatcactaaatattaatgatactgtaatagaatttaaaaggaataacaaattgggactatttttattatttatagtgACCATAATTGGTGGATTGGTATTTCTACTATTTGCTTTAACAGCACTTTTTATCACACCTACGGAAGATGTATGAAAACAGTATACAGTGTTTATATACCTATAtgtcataaaatatattttgctaTGAGATAATGtacatattttccatatttgtGTACAGATTGTGTGATGAGATAGTAAAAATCATAATATACACTACATTTTTACATAAAAAGtacttatgtatataatttgtaCATTATGCTTGAAattatattgatataaataattaCTCATGTGAATAAAATTGTTGTAAGATTAAATGATACGACATATCAAGCACTAAACAACGGTGTATAGTGTAAAAATAATAAGTAGTATTATTATAAGCTATTTTATTGAATACTTTAAGTTAGAATATATACACACTCTACTTACACTACATAAATTCTTCCAGAAATTTTTGTAGATATATTAagttactattattttataataattattattatcattatttcgCTAATACTATGTTCttttattatgaaaaattaacGTATTAAATCTACATTCGTATACCGGgattataaatatgaagaaacaTGCTTCTTATGTGTAGTACTATtaagttttaattaattaaataacaaagacatgtaatatttcttttataaatatagatCAACGATATACATTAATGAGTGgatttattttaaaagaaataacgaaatataaatCGATTCTGTGTAAAATCAGTCTAAAGAGAGCATAATACTAGCTTCTTATAGCTTAATTATTTTTCCCAAATGTTGATAAATACGAGTACTATAACATGTTAGCAATTATTTTAAGAGTTGTAACACATAAACTCCTGATAATTAGCATTATAACACATATGTAGTTACTGAGAAAATCAAGACATAAATGCTACAGTTAATGTTGCACTGAATAGCGTAACATTACGTACATTAGGTATGACGATTATTCTTT encodes the following:
- the LOC117153826 gene encoding putative divalent cation/proton antiporter TMEM165, encoding MGFIRSLSTSEYFLYICVINCFFLSTVLSESEPIYDSRFQMIMTSMRPEDAMSPQTKDNLGFIHAFIASLSVIVVSELGDKTFFIAAIMAMKHPRLTVFIGAISALALMTLLSVIFGYAATIIPSVYTYYISTALFALFGLKMLRDGYKMSATEAQEELEEVQSDLRKREDEYEKETASTLVQDPETGVIRKATKISALVLLSRIFLQAFTLTFLAEWGDRSQLTTIILAARENVYGVVIGGILGHSFCTGLAVLGGRMIAQRISVRTVTIIGGLVFLLFALTALFITPTEDV